From the Streptomyces sp. Sge12 genome, the window CCGCTCACCCGCCTCGACACCGCTGTCGGGTACGACCGCGACGAGATCAAACTGGAAGTCATCACCTACGAGCAGATGCGCCCGGGGTCCTTCTCGGTTCCCGACCGCCTCGCGGACATGGACGTCAACCACGTCCAGTCGGCCCTCTGCTTCCCGACCTTCCCCCGCTTCTGCGGCCAGACCTTCACCGAGGCCAAGGACCGCGAGCTGGGGCTCCTCGGCGTACGGGCCTACAACGACTGGATGGTGGAGGAGTGGTGCGGCCCGGACGCCCGCGGCCGGCTGATCCCCCTCACCCTGATCCCGCTCTGGGACGCCCGCCTCGCCGCCGCCGAGGTCCGCCGCAATGCCGCGCGCGGCGTGCGGGCGGTGGCCTTCTCCGAGATACCCCCGCACCTGGGCCTGCCGTCCATTCACACGGACGAGTGGGACCCCTTCCTGGAGGCGTGCAACGAGACCGGCACGGTCATCGCCATGCACATCGGCTCGTCCTCGCGCATGCCCTCCACCTCGGCGGACGCGCCGCCGGCGGTCGGCTCCACCATCACCTTCGCCAACTGCTGCTTCTCGATGGTCGACTGGCTGATGAGTGGCAAGTTCGAGCGCTTCCCCAACCTCAAGATCATGTACGCGGAGGGCCAGATCGGCTGGATCCCGTACATCCTCGAGCGCGCGAACGTGGTCTGGGAGGAGAACCGCGGCTGGGGCGGAGTCGCCGACAAGGTGCTGCGCCCGCCGTCGGAGCTCTTCGCCGAGCACGTCTTCGGCTGCTTCTTCGACGA encodes:
- a CDS encoding amidohydrolase family protein; its protein translation is METFPKIISVDDHTVEPPHVWRDRLPSKYRGIGPRVVRAPLKEMTFLGGKFAPVMGAKGDDGPIGDWWVYEDLHRPLTRLDTAVGYDRDEIKLEVITYEQMRPGSFSVPDRLADMDVNHVQSALCFPTFPRFCGQTFTEAKDRELGLLGVRAYNDWMVEEWCGPDARGRLIPLTLIPLWDARLAAAEVRRNAARGVRAVAFSEIPPHLGLPSIHTDEWDPFLEACNETGTVIAMHIGSSSRMPSTSADAPPAVGSTITFANCCFSMVDWLMSGKFERFPNLKIMYAEGQIGWIPYILERANVVWEENRGWGGVADKVLRPPSELFAEHVFGCFFDDAFGLKNLDSIGVANVLYETDYPHSDSTWPKSREVGEAQMGHLAPDVVDRIVRGNAIDLLGLTADGLWAGPGA